The window CGTTTGCGTGACCTGCTCGAAAATTGTCAGCATCTCGTGATTCGCCCGGTCGCCAATGGCGTGGACCATGACGTGCAAGCCGGCGCGATCCGCTTCCTGCACTCGGCGCAACATCGCGCCTTCGGGAAACATTTGATCCCCGGGCAAACCATGCGTGTGCGGCGCGTCCTGGTAAGGCTCGAAGAAATAAGCGGTGCTCGATCCCAGGCTGCCGTCCGCGAATCCTTTCAGCCCGCCAATCCGAATCAAATCGTCCCCAAACGGCGCGTGGAATCCCACTTCGGCCAGCCGATCCCAGGACGGAAGCGGCGCGATGGCATAGACGCGAGTTTTCAACTCACCCCTCCGGGCGAGTTCCTGATACACCGCGAGGTCGGTGTTGCCGGACATGTCTTGCACACTGGTGACGCCAAGACTGGCCGCGTGATCCGTGGCGGCGCGCGCGGCGGCGAGCTTTTCTTCAAAGGATTTCGGCGGGATGACGCGACTCACGAAGTCCATGGCTGCATCTTTCAAGATGCCCGTCGGTTCGCCGGTCTGTGGATCGCGCACGATGAGGCCGCCGGGAGGATCCTTCGTCTCGCGAGTCACCCCCGCTAACTGGAGAGCGTAACTGTTCGCCAGCGCCATGTGGCCGTCCAGGCGACTGACGAAGACCGGCGTTTCCGGCGTGTCCGCATCGATCAACTTCTTCGTGGGCAGCGGGGCGCCTGGCCAGCTCTCGTGGTCCCAGGTGCCGCCCGTGATCCACCGGCCGCGAGGAACGTTCCGCGCAAAGTCTTTGATCCGCTGCGCGAATTCCGCCGGCGTTTTTGCGTCCCGCAAATCGATGTTCGACAACTGGGAACCGCCGCTGAGGAAGTGGACGTGCGCATCGTTGAATCCGGGAAGGAGCAATCGCCCGGCCGCGTCAATGATGCGTGTGTCTGCCGCCGTCAGCTTGCGAATTTCTGCCGACGACCCCACCGCGGCAATGCGATTGCCATAAACCGCCACCGCTTCGGCTCGAGGGCGATTGGCGTCCATCGTGCGGACGTTGGCGTTGACAATGACCAGCGTCGGCTTGAGCGACGGCGCATCGGCGCCAAAAGAAATGGAGAGGAATGTGCCGGCGAAAGCGAGAGTCATTGGTAAGTGCAATCGTAAATGCTTCACGCGCGTATCCTGATGAAGCGAGCCAGCCAAGACGAGCGCGCCCTTTGACAGCAATTCTGCCCATGAACCGGCGAAATCGCCGTCAGGTTTGGAGTGCGCCAGTCCTCTGGCGCTTTCGGAACCGCCGGACCCTGCAAATGCGGTAGAGGACTGCCGCACTCCAAGACGCTGGCGCGCACAACTTCGGTTCATGGGCGCAATGCGCGCAAAAATGTTCGGGGCAGTCTCATTTTGGCCCTGGCGTTGAAAAATGACCCGCACGTAGTCCCGGTTTTAACCGGCTTTCTGGCGGTTTTCCCGCCCGGGCCGGCTGAAGCCGGGACTACGTGCGGCCTTCGATCAAGTTTACGATTGGTTTACGACACTCGATACGAGCGGTGGATTACCTTCCTAACTGTTGGGGCAGGCAGGACGCCTGCCCTACTCTTGATCAATGCGTCTCCCACGGCGCGCGGGTAAAGCCGGGGGCGGCCTCGCGGCCAAATCGCAGCGGCGGATTGCCGTTCTCGAACGCGCCAATGTCCGGCGCGGCGCCCTGGAAATCGTCGTTGAAACCCGGCAGACGCGCGCCTTTGTCGAGCGCAGGATTCGGCGCCTCAACGACGGGGTCCGTAATCGCGAAATTCTTTCCGCTTCGCGAGTACTCGACTCGGCCCCACTTGATCGTTGGCACCGTCGGCATCAAGAACCATTCGAGCCGCTCGGAGGGCACGAACATCGACCTGACAAATCCGCCGGCGAGGTAACCGCTCGTCAGGTCGCCGCGCAGGTCGTTCGGCGGACCGTCGTTTTTCGCCGAGGGATAAACACGCCCGCGAACCCGGAAGATATTGTTCCGCGAGATGGCATTCGCGAGCCCGTGATCGCTGAACACGTTCAACGCGCCGCCCCTGATCGCCGGGGACCTGCTCGCCGTTGAGCGTCAGGAATCTTCGGGGGCCGGCGGTTTTGATGATCATCCCGCCGCTGGCATCTTGGTGCGAAACCCGGCTGGTGCCGAATAAATTTCGGAAAATGTAGATCGGCCCTTTCGAGGTGCTGGCGGTGGCGACAAACACGAAAGTCTTGTCCAGGTAATTGCTCCAGATGCGCACGTTCATGTTCGCGCCCTCGCTCTCGATGGCGTCGTCCCAGCAATTGGCGACGATGTTGCCGTAGATATCAGAATCGCGATTGGGGCTGCCCTCGAAGCTGAAGTTGCTCGCGCCGCCGATGCCATCGTTGTACCCATGATCCTCCGTCGAACGAATCGTGTTGTACCGAATGATGTTTCCTCCTGACGAATTAACCAGGGAGATTGACTGTGGGCCGTCCGGGTGGCCCGATTCCCAATCGTTCGAGCCGCTGCGTGGATGTTCGATCAGGTTGCCCTGAATCACGATCCCGCCGCTTCCTGATTCGCCATAGACCGCGCTGTCCGATCCGTGAAAAACGCCCCAGACCCGCGCGCCGCCCACCCGGCCCCATCCGGTGATGCGGCAATCTTCGACGACCACATTCTGCACGCCCTTGCGAATGAGGACCGCGTGTTGCCCGGCGTTCTTCAATTCCAACCCGCGAACGACGACATAGTTCGCGGTGACCTCGATGCAATTGTCGTGCAGGTTGAAAACATCGATCACAGTCTTCGAACCTGGCGCCGGCGTCACCAAATGCACACGCATCTGCCGTACCCGACTGGACAATCCGCAGCGGCTTGTCCAGTTCGCCACCTGGGAGATGGGTTGTCTGACCGATCGGGAACCGCTCGTTGCGCGTGGCGGCCATGAGCGAAGCCTTTTTGCCCGACGGCGCCGTCAGTTCGATTTCATAGCTCGTGCCGGGCTGAAGCTGAACCAAACTCCCGCGGAATTCCTGGTCGCGTTCGTCATAACACAACGGGTAGCCTTGTCGCCAATTGCTGTCTCCAGGCGCGCGGTAGCGAACTTAGGCTTCCGGCAAAACGCCACTCGCGGCGCGTCCCTCCACGTCACCGGGCTTCCAATACAGTCCGATGCACTCAAACGTCGGCACCGCCGTCTGAGTCCAACCGAGATTGGGCCAGAAGGCTGCGGCGACGCACAAAAGGCGGCGGACGAGACAACCAGATTGCAGGTTCAGATCTGACATTGCGAAGTTCCTTTCATTCGAGCTGAGGATCGCTGTGTTGCTACGGCATTCAGTTGTACAGTGGAGGCTGCATGCGCCACAGCCACCTTCTTTCCGTCCGCCGGTTGTGGCCTTGATGAAGATCAACTCGAGATCGACGTCACCCTTCCCCGGCGATTTCGCAAATACAGTCCGAAGCCGTTTCGAACGCCGGGGCGCGCCCAGGACCAAGGCCGTAATCCCCGCGCACGACCTGCCAGAGATCGTGGTCCATCAGGCTGACGATCGTCGTATCACCGCCGCTGTCGCCTTCATCCAGGCCGTAGTCAACTTGGACCCCGCCGTACTCAGTCAAAATGAACCGAGGATGCAGTTTCTTCCCGCCCGACTTCCGATACCAGAAACACACGCGAAGCGTGCTGCCCTTTGGCACCAGCGCGGCAAGGTGGTATCGCATGTGGTGAATTCGGTTCCCCAAAACCGCCTTGTCGAGCGATCCTTGTTTGGTGAGCGGATGGCCCACGTGCAGTTCGCACCGTTGCCACGGCTTGGCTCCGTCCCTTGCGCCGACCAAGGCAGCAAACGGGTCCCGAAACCGAGGCTCTGCGGCGTCGAAGTTCTGATCCACCAACATGAGTTCGTTCGACGCTTGAAACAAAAGTCTCACGCAATCCAACAAGCTTTCAGCCGTGCGAGGCACTTCTTTCTGCGTGTTGGTTTTCCAAGGCGGCTGGTCCTTGGCGAACTCTCCCGCGACAAGCACAGAGCCTTTATCCCGCGGATTTTTGCGCGCCACAATTACGTCAAAAGGTCGTGACGATTCGTGCCTCTCAGCGTTGGACAGCCAGTCCTTGCCTCTGTCGAAAGCGCGGCTTGTTGGAATCCATTTCTTCACCGATGCAAG of the Verrucomicrobiota bacterium genome contains:
- a CDS encoding amidohydrolase, which encodes MTLAFAGTFLSISFGADAPSLKPTLVIVNANVRTMDANRPRAEAVAVYGNRIAAVGSSAEIRKLTAADTRIIDAAGRLLLPGFNDAHVHFLSGGSQLSNIDLRDAKTPAEFAQRIKDFARNVPRGRWITGGTWDHESWPGAPLPTKKLIDADTPETPVFVSRLDGHMALANSYALQLAGVTRETKDPPGGLIVRDPQTGEPTGILKDAAMDFVSRVIPPKSFEEKLAAARAATDHAASLGVTSVQDMSGNTDLAVYQELARRGELKTRVYAIAPLPSWDRLAEVGFHAPFGDDLIRIGGLKGFADGSLGSSTAYFFEPYQDAPHTHGLPGDQMFPEGAMLRRVQEADRAGLHVMVHAIGDRANHEMLTIFEQVTQTNGARDRRFRIEHAQHLRLRDIARFAQAKVIASMQPYHAADDGRWAEKRIGSERAKGTYAFRSLLDAGVTLAFGSDWPVAPLDPLQGIAAAVTRRTLDGKHPNGWVPEQKIPAEETVRAFTAGSAYAEFSENAKGTITPGKLADLVILSHDILSSDFDWAKSGQVRVVLTLFDGRAVYQATDSGR
- a CDS encoding right-handed parallel beta-helix repeat-containing protein, with amino-acid sequence MRVHLVTPAPGSKTVIDVFNLHDNCIEVTANYVVVRGLELKNAGQHAVLIRKGVQNVVVEDCRITGWGRVGGARVWGVFHGSDSAVYGESGSGGIVIQGNLIEHPRSGSNDWESGHPDGPQSISLVNSSGGNIIRYNTIRSTEDHGYNDGIGGASNFSFEGSPNRDSDIYGNIVANCWDDAIESEGANMNVRIWSNYLDKTFVFVATASTSKGPIYIFRNLFGTSRVSHQDASGGMIIKTAGPRRFLTLNGEQVPGDQGRRVERVQRSRARECHLAEQYLPGSRACLSLGEKRRSAERPARRPDERLPRRRICQVDVRALRAARMVLDADGANDQVGPSRVLAKRKEFRDYGPRR